One stretch of Streptomyces sp. MMBL 11-1 DNA includes these proteins:
- a CDS encoding MarR family transcriptional regulator, with translation MATQHISPAPHAPASSPPYPMATPGYGKRSAPGQLPRRTDDFALLPTRERYVAGFVDHLPEGAAMSVKTLAKQLPLYGQQAISTALTALSVAGHLRRVRCAVGQGETTRWAFRTFWSRTARDNEWWNTYLAAESARDTAPAPDVTASSAAAPPPPWAPAENPPPPSPPEAAPAENPPPPSLPEAPRGEPARQAPQFPRTDAAPEPAEDTEPAKPSALVPVPHQRTPAGLSDRAPAPGPARGTAPAATPTPGPTASHSPAYLALARLGRADHRLGLSADDCAALEAQAAEWLARGVDADYLTAALTAGLPAHVDSPVGFVRRRLTDKIPPRLPAEPAAPGTPTRRILVECAECGAPGRPEALPDGLCRPCRTAHTSSTAEEPVDTGQVPHAPDIGAYIAGLRDLLKAP, from the coding sequence GGCAACTCCCGCGACGCACCGATGACTTCGCCTTACTGCCGACCCGCGAGCGGTACGTCGCCGGGTTCGTCGACCACCTCCCCGAGGGCGCGGCCATGAGCGTCAAGACCCTCGCCAAGCAACTCCCCCTCTACGGGCAGCAGGCCATCTCCACCGCCCTGACCGCCCTCTCCGTCGCCGGGCACCTGCGGCGCGTACGGTGCGCGGTCGGCCAGGGCGAGACGACCCGCTGGGCCTTCCGCACCTTCTGGTCCCGCACCGCCCGCGACAACGAGTGGTGGAACACCTACCTCGCCGCCGAGAGCGCCCGGGACACCGCCCCCGCACCGGACGTCACGGCCTCCTCCGCCGCCGCCCCTCCGCCTCCCTGGGCCCCGGCCGAGAACCCGCCGCCGCCCTCACCCCCGGAGGCGGCCCCGGCGGAGAACCCGCCCCCGCCCTCACTGCCGGAGGCTCCCCGAGGCGAACCCGCCCGGCAGGCCCCGCAGTTCCCTCGCACGGACGCCGCCCCGGAGCCCGCAGAGGACACAGAACCCGCGAAGCCCTCGGCCCTCGTCCCCGTACCGCACCAGCGCACCCCGGCCGGCCTCTCGGACAGGGCGCCCGCGCCGGGCCCGGCCCGGGGCACCGCTCCGGCGGCCACTCCGACACCGGGGCCGACCGCGTCCCACTCCCCCGCCTACCTCGCCCTCGCCCGGCTCGGCCGCGCGGACCACCGCCTGGGCCTCTCCGCCGACGACTGCGCAGCCCTGGAGGCCCAGGCGGCCGAATGGCTCGCCCGGGGCGTCGACGCCGACTACCTGACCGCCGCCCTCACCGCAGGGCTCCCCGCGCACGTCGACTCCCCGGTCGGCTTCGTCCGCCGCCGCCTCACCGACAAGATCCCGCCCCGGCTGCCTGCCGAGCCCGCCGCACCCGGCACCCCCACCCGCCGCATCCTGGTGGAATGCGCGGAATGCGGTGCCCCCGGCCGCCCCGAAGCCCTCCCCGACGGCCTCTGCCGCCCCTGCCGCACCGCCCACACCTCCAGCACCGCCGAAGAGCCCGTCGACACCGGCCAGGTTCCCCACGCTCCCGACATCGGTGCCTACATCGCCGGACTCCGCGATCTCCTCAAGGCACCTTGA
- a CDS encoding alpha/beta fold hydrolase yields MINSNDFPEPAIISVNGVELEVFETGRENKGKPIVLCHGWPELAYSWRHLMPALVESGYHVIAPNQRGFGNSSCPAEVTEYDIEHLSGDLVALLDHYGYDDATFVGHDWGAFVVWSLALLHPDRVNKVINLSLPYQVRGETPWVEVMEQFLGGDFYFVHFNRQPGIADAVFDANTRQFIRNLYRKSVPPAPPEPGMAFINLALAEAPLGDPVMSDSDLAVYISGFETSGFTGGINWYRNLDRNWHLLADVDPIIKQPALMIYGDRDLAVPRSESLTEFVPDVEVVGLDCGHWIQEEMPEETKQVISKWLEQQDAISLH; encoded by the coding sequence ATGATCAATTCTAACGATTTCCCGGAGCCCGCCATAATTTCGGTCAACGGCGTGGAACTCGAAGTCTTCGAAACGGGACGAGAAAACAAGGGAAAGCCCATCGTGCTCTGCCACGGCTGGCCTGAGCTCGCGTACTCCTGGCGTCACCTGATGCCCGCCCTCGTCGAATCCGGCTACCACGTCATCGCACCGAACCAGCGGGGTTTCGGTAACTCATCCTGCCCGGCCGAAGTGACGGAATACGACATCGAGCACCTGTCGGGCGACCTCGTCGCGCTCCTTGACCACTACGGATACGACGACGCCACCTTCGTCGGCCATGACTGGGGTGCGTTCGTCGTCTGGTCGCTGGCCCTGCTGCACCCCGACCGTGTGAACAAGGTGATCAACCTGTCCTTGCCTTACCAGGTGCGCGGTGAAACGCCGTGGGTCGAGGTCATGGAACAGTTCCTCGGCGGCGACTTCTACTTCGTCCACTTCAATCGGCAGCCGGGCATTGCGGACGCCGTGTTCGATGCGAACACACGCCAGTTCATCCGCAACCTTTATCGGAAGAGCGTGCCTCCGGCACCCCCTGAGCCGGGCATGGCGTTTATCAACCTCGCCCTGGCGGAAGCGCCGCTCGGTGACCCTGTCATGAGCGACAGCGACCTGGCCGTCTACATCTCCGGGTTCGAAACGTCGGGATTCACAGGCGGCATCAACTGGTACCGGAACCTCGACCGTAACTGGCACCTGCTGGCGGACGTGGACCCGATCATCAAGCAGCCCGCCCTCATGATCTACGGCGACCGGGACTTGGCGGTCCCGAGGTCCGAGTCCCTGACAGAGTTCGTGCCCGATGTGGAAGTGGTCGGCCTGGACTGCGGTCACTGGATTCAGGAGGAGATGCCGGAGGAGACAAAGCAAGTGATTTCAAAGTGGCTGGAACAGCAGGATGCCATCAGTCTGCACTGA